The proteins below are encoded in one region of Neisseria bacilliformis:
- the brnQ gene encoding branched-chain amino acid transport system II carrier protein: protein MTSNTKKSAFLATGLMLFALFFGSGNLIYPPTMGQNAGSAILPATLGFLITGVGLPLMGVLAIAYSNSHDVQDLAGRVAKWYGIVFAVVLYLAIGPLFVSPRNATVAFDIAIQPFLGDDAQLKARSTNILFSLGKYQISELQAWLAGFATLFFAVSYWLSVSPGKLVDRVGKVLTPALLLSIAVLVVYAAIFPMAPLQPPSAEYAATPMVKGLIAGYGTMDALASLVFAIIVIDAVRGMGYEKKEEVLYLTSRAGIVAITFLALVYAFVAYMGASSVGQIGMQENGAVVLAKAANFYFGAPGNILLAVIVLLACLSTSVGLITSCGEYFARLIPQVSYRNWIIIFTLVSLAFANVGLTGIVKFSVPALMLLYPLTMVLIILAFLDKFFGSRRIVYAATMLGTAPVAIIDGWRTLHGMLEQSKDDWIMQADAYLTGALPLYPQGLGWMLPAAAGFLIGLVLAKIFVKKQAV from the coding sequence ATGACCTCAAACACCAAAAAATCGGCCTTTCTGGCCACCGGCCTGATGCTGTTCGCGCTGTTTTTCGGCTCGGGCAACCTGATTTACCCGCCCACGATGGGGCAGAACGCCGGTTCGGCCATCCTGCCCGCCACGCTGGGCTTTCTGATTACCGGCGTGGGGCTGCCGCTGATGGGCGTGCTGGCGATTGCCTACTCCAATTCGCACGACGTGCAGGACCTGGCCGGACGCGTGGCCAAGTGGTACGGCATTGTGTTTGCCGTGGTGCTGTATCTGGCCATCGGCCCCCTGTTTGTGTCGCCGCGCAATGCCACGGTTGCCTTCGACATCGCCATCCAGCCCTTTTTGGGCGACGATGCGCAACTGAAAGCGCGTTCGACCAACATTCTGTTTTCGTTGGGGAAATATCAGATTTCCGAATTGCAGGCATGGCTGGCGGGCTTTGCCACACTGTTTTTCGCCGTGAGCTACTGGCTGTCGGTGTCGCCCGGCAAGCTGGTGGACCGCGTGGGCAAGGTGCTCACCCCCGCGCTGCTGCTGTCCATCGCCGTTTTGGTGGTGTACGCCGCGATTTTCCCGATGGCTCCCTTGCAGCCGCCCTCGGCCGAATACGCCGCAACCCCGATGGTGAAGGGGCTGATTGCGGGCTACGGCACGATGGACGCGCTCGCCTCGCTGGTGTTCGCCATCATCGTGATTGACGCGGTGCGCGGCATGGGCTACGAGAAAAAAGAAGAGGTGCTCTACCTCACCTCCCGCGCCGGCATCGTCGCCATCACCTTCCTCGCGCTGGTGTACGCCTTTGTCGCCTACATGGGCGCGAGCAGCGTCGGCCAAATCGGCATGCAGGAAAACGGCGCGGTGGTGCTGGCCAAAGCGGCGAATTTCTATTTCGGCGCGCCGGGCAACATCCTCTTGGCGGTGATTGTGCTGCTGGCCTGCCTCTCCACCTCCGTCGGCCTGATTACCTCCTGCGGCGAATACTTCGCCCGCCTGATTCCGCAGGTGTCCTACCGCAACTGGATCATCATCTTCACCCTGGTTTCGCTGGCCTTTGCCAATGTCGGCCTCACCGGCATCGTGAAATTCTCCGTGCCCGCGCTGATGCTGCTGTACCCGCTGACGATGGTGCTGATTATCCTGGCCTTTTTGGATAAATTCTTCGGCTCTCGGCGCATCGTGTACGCCGCCACCATGCTCGGCACCGCCCCCGTCGCCATCATCGACGGCTGGCGCACTCTGCACGGCATGTTGGAGCAGTCCAAAGACGACTGGATTATGCAGGCCGACGCCTACCTCACCGGCGCGCTGCCGCTCTACCCGCAGGGCTTGGGCTGGATGCTGCCCGCCGCCGCCGGTTTCCTCATCGGGCTGGTGCTGGCGAAAATCTTTGTGAAGAAACAGGCCGTCTGA